One Miscanthus floridulus cultivar M001 chromosome 11, ASM1932011v1, whole genome shotgun sequence DNA window includes the following coding sequences:
- the LOC136491151 gene encoding uncharacterized protein, whose protein sequence is MSRSCCLAVSVLLAIAATASATLPALLHEEHLEEATATGLLVAEGARVAASSSTWAANKVSPAQPLEARPSGGMATQGDDQSSSGGSSGEHGKEEGGSNEGEKQGKSCLTKEECHKKKMLCGKGCTLSAHSKCAAKCTKSCVPTC, encoded by the coding sequence ATGTCTCGCTCTTGCTGCCTCGCCGTGTCAGTGCTTCTCGCGATCGCCGCGACAGCCAGCGCCACCTTGCCGGCATTGCTGCACGAGGAGCACCTCGAGGAGGCCACGGCCACGGGCCTGCTGGTCGCGGAGGGCGCGAGGGTGGCGGCCTCGTCGTCCACCTGGGCGGCCAACAAGGTCTCGCCGGCGCAGCCGTTGGAGGCGAGGCCGAGCGGCGGCATGGCCACGCAGGGCGACGACCAGAGCTCGTCGGGTGGCAGCAGCGGCGAGCACGGCAAGGAGGAGGGGGGCAGCAACGAGGGAGAGAAGCAGGGCAAGAGCTGCCTCACCAAGGAGGAGTGCCACAAGAAGAAGATGCTCTGCGGCAAGGGCTGCACGCTCTCGGCGCACAGCAAGTGCGCCGCCAAGTGCACCAAGTCCTGTGTCCCCACCTGCTAG